One genomic segment of uncultured Desulfobacter sp. includes these proteins:
- a CDS encoding ABC transporter permease, which translates to MVRTLKQTVWILVMLATTFLGLLLITFLIGRVVPIDPVLAVVGDKASPQVYENARIAMGLNLPLWKQFLIYIGNVVTGDLGSSVLTANPVIDDILRVFPATFELAGTATVIGILVGIPLGIFSAVKQGSFLDHVMRVIGLFGHSLPIFWLGLMALMFFYVRLDLLPGPGRMDVFYEGIVTPVTGILTIDSIIAGEWEIFRNAVYHLILPASLLGYYSSAYLLRMTRSFMIEQLRQEYVLTARVKGVKEWKVIWGHALGNCAIPLITVIALSFGTLLEGSVLTETVFAWPGLGLYLTNSLLNADMNAVLGSTIVVGAIFLGINLFSDFLYKVMDPRAR; encoded by the coding sequence TTGGTCAGAACACTGAAGCAGACGGTCTGGATACTGGTGATGCTGGCAACCACATTCTTAGGCCTTTTGCTGATCACCTTTCTCATTGGCCGGGTTGTTCCCATTGATCCGGTTCTGGCCGTGGTTGGAGACAAAGCCTCCCCCCAGGTTTACGAAAACGCCCGCATTGCCATGGGGCTGAACCTGCCGCTGTGGAAACAGTTTTTGATCTATATCGGCAATGTGGTCACAGGGGATTTGGGCTCATCCGTACTCACGGCCAATCCTGTTATCGACGATATTTTAAGGGTTTTTCCGGCCACCTTTGAACTGGCCGGTACGGCGACGGTCATCGGTATTTTGGTGGGCATTCCCCTTGGCATTTTTTCGGCGGTAAAGCAGGGCAGCTTTCTGGACCATGTTATGCGTGTCATTGGTTTGTTTGGCCATTCCCTTCCCATTTTCTGGCTTGGGCTCATGGCGTTGATGTTTTTCTATGTCCGGCTTGACCTGCTGCCGGGCCCCGGCAGGATGGACGTTTTTTATGAGGGCATTGTGACGCCTGTCACCGGCATTTTGACCATAGACAGTATTATTGCCGGAGAGTGGGAGATTTTCAGAAACGCCGTGTATCATCTAATTCTTCCGGCATCTCTTCTCGGGTATTATTCCTCGGCATATCTGTTAAGAATGACCCGGTCCTTCATGATTGAGCAGCTTCGCCAGGAGTATGTTCTTACGGCCCGGGTCAAAGGCGTCAAGGAGTGGAAAGTGATATGGGGACATGCGTTAGGCAACTGTGCCATTCCATTGATTACCGTTATTGCCCTTAGTTTCGGAACCCTGCTTGAGGGCTCGGTGTTAACGGAAACCGTTTTTGCCTGGCCGGGCCTGGGCCTGTATCTGACCAATTCCCTGCTCAACGCCGACATGAATGCGGTTTTAGGCAGCACCATTGTTGTGGGTGCCATATTCCTGGGGATTAACCTGTTCTCCGACTTTTTATATAAAGTGATGGACCCAAGGGCCCGTTAA
- the nikC gene encoding nickel transporter permease, which produces MKNNALKTGGMGEWLLADTPDSAFQARAGRAYLGLLAFMKNRLAVLGLLIIGVLIVIAVLAPVIAPYDPVETNIGNRLQPLSFIHYFGTDEMGRDIFSRIVWGSRLTLYVIGLVAIIAAPVGILVGTVSGYFGGIIDTMLMRITDIFLAFPKLILALAFVSALGPGIENAIIAISITSWPPYARIARAETITIRNCDFIKAVRLQGASALRIITGHIMPLCLPSLIIRVTLDMAGIILTAAGLGFLGLGAQPPSPEWGAMTASGRTYIIDHWWLITMPGTAIFIVSLAFNLLGDGLREILDPRSDN; this is translated from the coding sequence ATGAAAAATAATGCATTAAAAACAGGCGGCATGGGGGAATGGCTTTTGGCAGATACGCCGGACTCCGCTTTCCAGGCCAGGGCCGGCAGAGCTTATCTGGGTCTTCTGGCATTTATGAAAAACCGGCTGGCGGTGCTCGGACTGTTGATAATTGGAGTTTTAATTGTCATTGCGGTGCTTGCTCCTGTCATTGCGCCCTATGATCCGGTGGAAACGAACATCGGCAACCGTCTTCAGCCATTGTCCTTTATCCACTATTTCGGTACCGACGAGATGGGCCGTGATATTTTTTCCCGGATTGTCTGGGGTTCCCGCCTGACCCTTTACGTCATCGGTCTTGTGGCCATCATTGCTGCACCTGTGGGAATCCTTGTGGGTACGGTTTCAGGATATTTCGGCGGAATCATCGACACAATGCTCATGCGTATCACAGACATTTTCCTGGCGTTTCCAAAACTTATTTTGGCCCTGGCCTTTGTTTCCGCCCTGGGCCCGGGCATTGAAAACGCCATCATTGCCATCTCCATTACCTCCTGGCCACCCTACGCCAGGATCGCCCGGGCAGAGACGATTACTATTAGGAATTGCGATTTCATAAAAGCCGTCAGGCTGCAGGGCGCAAGTGCCCTAAGGATTATTACCGGGCACATCATGCCCCTTTGTCTGCCCTCTCTGATTATCCGGGTTACCCTGGATATGGCAGGGATTATTCTCACCGCCGCAGGTCTTGGTTTTTTAGGGCTGGGTGCCCAGCCGCCCTCTCCGGAATGGGGGGCCATGACCGCCAGTGGAAGAACGTATATCATCGACCACTGGTGGCTGATCACCATGCCCGGGACTGCTATCTTTATCGTCAGCCTTGCATTCAACCTTCTGGGGGACGGGCTCCGTGAAATCCTTGATCCAAGGAGTGACAACTGA
- a CDS encoding ABC transporter ATP-binding protein → MTENTPLLTVNDLSVVFPSPKGEVCAVNNVSFSMGREKIGIVGESGSGKSVTGRAVLRLLPPYARVRASDMTFNGRNLLTYSEKQMRKIRGMEISMVMQDPKYSLNPVRTVGEQISEAYTIHHKAGKKQARRKTLDMLKAVRIRNPEQVYGLYPHEVSGGMGQRIMIAMMLIPEPSLLIADEPTSALDVTVQLQVLAILDDLVSERGMGLIFISHDLALVSSFCDRVIIMYGGQIMEVVDAGNLHKSNHPYTKGLLSCLPKIDGTQDHLPTLVRDDAWLKPAPGRFNGEAAS, encoded by the coding sequence ATGACCGAGAATACACCATTGCTTACGGTAAACGATCTGTCCGTGGTCTTTCCTTCTCCCAAAGGGGAGGTTTGCGCTGTTAACAACGTAAGTTTTTCTATGGGCAGGGAAAAAATAGGTATTGTGGGAGAGTCCGGTTCCGGAAAATCCGTGACCGGCCGGGCTGTTCTGCGTCTGCTGCCGCCCTATGCCAGGGTCAGGGCATCGGATATGACCTTCAATGGCAGAAATCTTCTGACTTATTCCGAAAAACAGATGAGAAAAATCAGAGGCATGGAGATTTCCATGGTCATGCAGGATCCAAAGTACTCCCTGAATCCGGTAAGAACCGTGGGAGAGCAGATCAGCGAGGCCTATACCATCCATCATAAAGCCGGAAAAAAGCAGGCCCGGCGAAAGACTTTGGATATGCTCAAAGCGGTCAGGATCAGGAATCCGGAGCAGGTCTACGGCCTTTATCCCCATGAAGTGTCCGGGGGTATGGGCCAGAGAATCATGATTGCCATGATGCTTATACCTGAGCCCAGTCTGCTCATTGCCGATGAACCCACTTCCGCCCTTGACGTTACGGTGCAGCTCCAGGTGCTTGCCATCCTTGATGATTTGGTCAGTGAAAGGGGCATGGGTCTTATTTTTATTTCCCATGACCTGGCGCTTGTATCTTCTTTCTGCGACAGGGTGATCATTATGTACGGTGGACAAATCATGGAAGTGGTGGATGCGGGTAATCTTCATAAATCAAATCATCCGTATACAAAAGGATTGCTTTCCTGCCTGCCTAAAATAGACGGCACCCAAGATCATCTGCCCACACTTGTCCGGGATGATGCCTGGCTTAAACCTGCGCCCGGGCGCTTCAACGGGGAGGCTGCGTCATGA
- a CDS encoding ABC transporter ATP-binding protein, producing the protein MIAVENLNVFFGHGQTRNHAVKNIGFTVEKGEIFGLVGESGSGKSTVLNCISGLLTHWKGRIKIDGVRLTQTRNMAFCRKVQMVFQDPYGSLHPRHTIDRTLKEPVKIHRLGGANHRVARVLDEVGLGAEFRFRFPHQLSGGQRQRVAVARALILDPEIILLDEPTSALDVSIQAEVLNLLQDIRREKNLTYILVSHNLAVVSHMCNRLMVMNRGKTVETITRNQLKSGAISEKYTKQLLVAGKGYDRTAIDQFQDFR; encoded by the coding sequence ATGATTGCCGTTGAGAACCTTAATGTCTTTTTCGGTCATGGTCAGACCCGCAACCATGCGGTAAAAAATATTGGTTTTACAGTGGAAAAGGGCGAAATTTTCGGCCTGGTGGGGGAGTCCGGGTCAGGCAAATCAACGGTTCTCAATTGTATTTCAGGACTTTTGACCCATTGGAAAGGGCGTATAAAAATTGACGGCGTCAGGTTAACGCAGACAAGGAATATGGCCTTCTGCCGCAAAGTTCAGATGGTTTTCCAGGACCCTTACGGCTCCCTTCATCCCAGGCATACCATTGACCGGACACTAAAGGAACCGGTGAAGATACATAGGCTTGGGGGTGCCAACCACCGGGTGGCGCGTGTGCTTGACGAGGTGGGTCTTGGGGCAGAATTCAGGTTTCGTTTTCCCCACCAGCTCTCAGGTGGACAGCGCCAGCGGGTGGCTGTGGCCCGGGCCCTTATCCTTGATCCTGAGATTATTCTGCTTGATGAACCCACATCTGCCCTGGATGTATCCATCCAGGCCGAGGTACTCAATCTGCTCCAGGATATCCGCAGGGAAAAGAACCTTACCTATATCCTTGTCAGTCACAACCTTGCCGTGGTCTCCCATATGTGCAATCGGTTGATGGTGATGAACCGTGGAAAAACCGTTGAGACCATAACCCGCAATCAGCTTAAAAGCGGTGCGATCAGTGAAAAGTACACAAAGCAGCTTCTTGTTGCCGGAAAGGGATATGATCGAACCGCCATTGATCAGTTTCAGGATTTTAGATGA